The Rissa tridactyla isolate bRisTri1 chromosome 1, bRisTri1.patW.cur.20221130, whole genome shotgun sequence DNA segment TTTTCCTTGCTTATTTGCATCAATGCTAAACAAAATGGAAGATACTAGATAACCCTTTAAGGCAACATGTGTTTATTCTGTATAATTATAACTGTTCAATTATGACTGGATATTATCATTAACGTTGCCTAACAGACTGATatctagctttttaaaaaatataaataagagtCTATTAAACTTTATACCAAATCAGCAAAAACCACAGATTACAGTTAAATGTTAGTAATTTCACTGTTAAGGAAAATGGTATTTAGAAAGAgtaatatatttggaaaaaaaaaaaaagtaaagtctAAATCTGaacaaaaatactgctttggAATGCTCCCCAAAACTTACTCACAAGGCAAACAGATTTGTAAGTGTGATAATCCAATAATGCATGGCACATCTTTAATCAGTTACAGTACTTGAGTCCCCAGTTTTCAGTCTTTGCAAAACAAGAATTGTATGAAATGTTTTAAAGGTCTTCAGATGTCTAAAATTAGTTTTATCAACACATTAACCTCATATCAACTTAATTTATTAAGATGTCCAATGCTAATCTTTTTGATGGTCTTATTTTATGTAGTGATATACACAGCATTTAGCACTGATACTTAGCACCTGCTACTTTCATAATCTAGATTTCAACCACATAAAGGAATTCAGGGCAGTAGTTCAGTCCTTTGTTCTTAATTACAAACCTTCAGCAGTGGTCAGCAGGAACATGTTTAGGTTTAAAATAGGATTAGAGGTGAGCTATTGCAAAGACTGCAGAATGTTGCCCAAATCCTTACAACTGCTGACATCCCATTCTTGATTTTCTTCTCGAGACATGGCTACAGGCCACAATTGCTTAGCAGAGAATGGTAGTGTTTCACAAGGCTAAAGATTTACAGATGCTCCCTCATATAACACAGTAAGGTTCCCTTGGTAACCTGGATTTTCTGCAGTAAAGAAGGGTTGTGCTGAAACAGCGCCTCAGCTCCCTGTTGGAGAAAATGCAGACAAAAGGATTGATTCCAGCTTGGGCAAAACTCATCCAGACAGCGGCCGTTAGAAATCCCCCTGGTACTACAGGCCCTCTTGCAAAAACTCTCCAGTAACAGGCTACCAAATAGGGACCCCACAAGGTCAGAAAGAGGAATGTCATGATGTAGAACATTCTGCTGATTCTCTTCTCCATTTTGAACTCATCTAAAACCAGTAGCCTTCTCCTGCCTGTGGTGTTCGCGTTTTGCCTGATTCCCAACAAGGTTGGAGGTGTGGGACCCCTTCCAAATCCAGCCAGCCAATTAGCAGCTGCTTGACCACTCGCTCCAGGACCATGAAAAGTCCAGTTCTGGCTCACTGCTGCAACAAACTGGACTGGCTTCATTTTCCTGCGATCGTGAACAAAAAATATCAGCTTGAGGTAGACAAGCTGTGTGGCTAGGAGGATAAGGGCAAGAAGAAGCATAAATCCCAAGGAATCGTTAGCCCTGAAGGAACGATGCTGGAAAGTGCATTGGTCTTCCTCCCTAATGAACGAGTAGGTGCCCACGTCTAAAACTGGGGGGAAAGCCATGGCTACAGAGAGGGTCCACACCATACAGATAACGGCCAAACAAGTCCAGAAGGTCAGCCTTTTCGTATAAAAACGGTGGTGGGCAATAGCTAAGTATCTGGTGACGCTTATGCAGAATAACATGAAAGCAGTGTGAAAACaggacaaaacccccaaaaaggCAATCACTTTGCAAGTAAGAGTCCCATATGTCCAAGTAGAGCCATTTTTTACAGAGGtgaaaacaaatgggaaacaAATTGCAGATCTGAGGATATCTGAGCAGCACAGATCCAACAGGAAGTAGTAAGGAGCTCTATGCAAGGTCTTATCTTTGACTAGCAAAATGGAGATCAGAAGGTTACCAACCACACTGACTCCTATTATGAAACCCAGTGAAGTCAGTTTCAGGAAAGCTGTTAAAGGAGAGagattttgtaaaatgttgtCAGCTGCATGGCTGTAGTTCGCCATAGATGGATGGATGATATGTATATTGCCTCAGTCAAGTCTCATGATCTATAtataagaacaaggaaaaaatagaTCCATACATCTTACTGAAAATGTAATCCACAAACAGAACTGATCTTGTGTCTAGTCATACAGTACATCCTCTTCTTTCTGATTTGTCATGCCatcaaaatatctgaaaaaaaatcgAGCTATCAGTTCTTAAGTTAACAAGAAATGATGTCAGAAAGTGCTAACAAAGATGTTAATTTATGGAGAACCAAATGAAGTTGTAAATTTGAGTACtattgtttgtttttgaaaatcacgaggcttttttttttatacttactgTTTAGCATGATCGATTATTGGCATTTCACAGATTTGGCTTCTTATAGTTTCAGAACTGACCGGTGCCCCTTATATTTGATATCATATATAATTTTACAGTTAAAGCCTCCAAGATTTTATGAATCAAAAGATTCCCAGTTTGCAAGCCCAAGAGTTAATCActgacatcttttttaaaaaatccccaaagactGCTGATATTTTGACATTACCTACATTTATTTTATGGCTACTGTATTTGCCAATGTTTTAGAGGCAGCTGCTGTGTTGATACGGATCACACCCAAAGAAACCCTGCAGAATTTATGTTTTTTAACCCAAGTCACCAAAGCACATTAATCACACTGTGTTAGTTCATGCACATTGTAAGAGAAACAGTATTCATtatccccctcccttcctcctatAAACCATAATTTTATCATTTAGGCTTTCAAATAAACAGGTATGCCAGACAGTCAATAGCACTATGCTTTAGGGTCCCCCCCCCTCGCCTTAATGCAAATCTTTAAAGCCTCAACATAATTCACAATAAGCAACGGTCAGTGTAAATACTGAGCAAAAATAGGCAACACACCCAAGATATAATGCCCATCCTTTCAGGAGGGCTGGTTTTGGTTATGCTTAAATAAACATATAATaaattgatgtatttttttttttagataattagGGCTCCGCGATTCCCACTAATCCTCCCAATGAATCGCACCGGAACACATTTCatgcaataaaatgaaataaattaaagaactggctgctgctgctggttttggtttttttgttgtttttttttcctccctccagagCCAGGGACAGGAGCCACAGCAGGCATGATCAGGCTCCTTCGTTATTCGCACGAAGTGTTTCCTATGCCACCCTCGGGTGTACAAAGGATATTCCCACTGAATCCCAGCAAAATCCTTCCATTCTTACCGTCCACAAAAGAGCCTGATTGCTGCTGTGTAAACAGAGGCTGATCAGATCATGGCATCGTTTTAAAACCATGAAATCAggctccccccctctccccccccccccccccccccgccagccgcgCCGCGTCCCCTCCTCTGTGGAGCTGTCCCCGCCGCGCGGCCGGCCCTACctccgcacacacacacaatcacacaCACTCACACCGACACACACACAATCACGAAGACActcgctcccctcccccccccccacctcgccccccTCAAGCACAGACATGCAGGGCTGGACTGCGCCTGCAAGGCAGCCCGGCTGCCGCTGCCTGGCAGCCGCATCTGCCGGAGCCATACGAGAGCCTCCCGCGGCGGGGAGCTCGGGAGAGCGGAAGAGGCATTGTCTGCCAACGCTTCCATCATGCCTCTTCTTTAGAaatcaccccccctccccagccccactccctgaggggggtgggggggagcccTCCCCACACGCACCTGCAGCtgcggcagcccccggcaccccccggctcctcagcccctctcctcctaCCTGTTGGTGCCGGAGATCCCCACATGCCAGCGGTGCTCCTTCCCGCCGACCCAGAGCTGCTTTATCCTGGCGGCCTCTACgagaacctttttttttattttcctctgccgtctttcattcttctttctctcaatcctttttttttttcccctttttttttttttttttttgcctgggtACCTTGCCGGAGAACCCAGTCAGCGGTCGGGGCGGCGCATGCTCACTGCGCCTCCTCCCTGCGCGCCGAGCCCCGTCCTCCCCTGTCGCAGCGGCACAATCTCCACCACTAACGCAGCGGCGGCGGTCGGCTCAATGAGGGCAAGGCAGCCTCGGCGGCGGCTCCTGCCGCTGCTGTCTCGGCGAGGGCAAGGCAAcctccgcggcggcggcggccgtctCCTCAGCGGTGGGCAGGCAGCCTCCGCGGCTTCAGCCCCCTCAGTGAGGGGATGGCAGCCTGGGCACCAGTCTCCTCAGTGAGGGGCAGGCAGCGCGTTCCCATCGCGATGCATAGCCCAGCTGAGTTTATCGGCGAGCCCTGGCAAGCCAGTttgaggaagagggagggggaggaattaGGTCCTGCGCTCCTTGTTTATGCCTTTGAACTCCCCCCGCCCCTTTCGCTTAAAATGGGGGGGCGAGGAAGCGGCCGCCGCGCTGGCACGTCGCAGCCCGTCAGGAGAGGGACCGGGCGGTTTCTTCATCTGCCGCTGCTGGCATCCTCCTGCTCCTGTGGCTCGTTTTCCGTCCTCCCGATTCCCACCCGCCGAATTCCTTCTTCCCTGAGCCAGGGGAGGGCTCCTCAAAAAGCGCGGCGGTTCGGGGCGGGCGCCTTTGCCGCGGGGCCGTAAGAACACCGCACCTTCCCCCTCGCCTCGGCTGCGCCGCCGAGCAAAGCGCCTTCCCAACGTTCAGCCCAGGGCCGGCGCCGAGCCGTCAGTGCGCTGCATGGCGGCGGTGCTGGGGTTTAATGCCAGCCCGTTCCCTCCGTCGCAGGGACGGCGTTCCCCGCTCGGGGcgagagcggcggcggcgcgcgccgAGCCGTTAAACGGTTGGGGCGCGAGGCCGAGCCGTCCCGATGATGTCATGGGGGCCGGtgggccgaggcggcggcggcgccgtgAGGCGGCCTGTGGCCTGGGCCTTGCTGGGGGGCCGCCACCGTAAATCCAGGCGGGAAACGTTGGGATAAAGCTCGAAAGGGCACGTGTCCCTCCGCCCTCGGGTTTTTATGGAGGGTTATCCAGGAGGAGCAGGAACGTGGAGAAAGGCTCGTCCCAAAAGCGGTTGGTTTTGACCGCAAAGGCGGTTGAGGAACAGCGTGTAGAGAGATTTGGGTTCTGAGGAACGCCTTCATGGGGAAGCTTCCGCTCGAGCCAGAATAAATCCTCCCGGGGGACAGATTTATGGGGTTGATTCATAACGCGTGTCACATCTTTGAGGCCGTTTGTAGGCTACAGGCCTTTTTTTAAGGCTGTTGTCAAAGTTCGGTTTCTTCTTTTTGTTGGCACTTTCTGACAGTCGTTGGAGTTGGTGGCCAAACCACAGAATTAGCTTCCGTAACAGCCCGGCCAAGCCCAAAGGTCCACAGCCACTGGAAAAGGCaattatttaaaaccaaaatcacAGCGTTTTGAGCATGTGACTTGCTTCAGATAAAATGTAGTCTTGAGCAGAAAACTCACCCAGAGCTCAGGTACcgcacatttttttcttccttttctgtgaaTGTAATTATGATGACTTTGTGTTGGTGCTCATCTTTGGGGTTAGTCTCACTTTTAAAAATTGACATTTTGGGTGGTTATGAAAGTTACTACTTCAAGCTGCGCTTTTCATGTCACAATCAGCTAAGCTAAGAAGACCTCTCCAGCTATCCCTTTTCTGTTGCTAAATATATGTATCCACAGTGACATACACAATGAATTTTGAAGTAATTCTTAATgttaaaatggaaggaaatcTTCCTGGAAATCTATACTGAAGCTAATGTAACTAAGCTGGTTTCTCATCATGGTCAGCAGTGACAAAAAGATGCTTTAAGGAGCAAATAATCTCATTCTGAATTGCAAGTCTAAAATGTGTTGGATGGATTGTGCTCTATTGATTGTAAGGGCAGAGTTAGGCAAGAGAAATCTCTGTTACAAAGGGAGAGATTTCTGGTGGAACGTGACATAATGCTGTGTTTAGCTGTTGTACTGGGAGCAGGTCACATCCCCCATGGAGGGAAAGCAAATCCATGAGTCATGGGATTGGGAATCTGGGAGTCAGATGTCAGTCAAAGACGGTTCCAAGAAGCATGAAGCAGGAAATGAATGTCcaatgggaaggggaggaggagaagagctatGGAAGGACAGGTGAAGGTATCTGTTCTGACTGGTTCTTCAGAACAGCTGGGCTGGAGATATGAaaggttcagaaaaaaaagtgtgaggcAGCCTTTGTCGCGAGATGAGCGGAATAGGGGTAGCCAAACAAAATTTCTTGGGGCTTTGCCACAAGGAGGGATCCTGAGCCCTGTATAAATTGCCCGCTCCACAATGTAAGTGGGGCAACACTAAGGGCGACAGAAAGATGGTTCGAAAAAGCCAGAGAACCAGTGTGCTATATAAGCATCTCAGAGGAAAGAAGCGATTACTCTCAGGAAAGTAAATatctctccctgcctttttttaaactgaagtatTTAAGTCTGCTTTTCCCCAAGAAGGAAGGATAAAGGGAGAGAGTGTAACTGAAGTGTAAGTGCAAGAGCATTCATGTACCCTATTAGAGCTAGCAGCAGACTGATAGAGCTTTCCCTAGAAAATGAGAAAGCCAAGACTATTTCCCTGATTTTCTGATTTAGATCAAAGACATGAACCATCTCCAGGTTTGGGCAACCCCACTGCAAAGTTATTGACAGTTATGGTATGGAGCTCTTCCATTTCCTCCTTTTGGAGTTATTTAATAATGGCATAGAAAGTAACTGGTGAAGTAGTCAGCTCTGTTATTGGTAACTGAGGATGCTGTATTCcgattgtaatttttttcaatttaggTACCTTTTAAGAATGATCAAGGGACTGGGTGCAGTGAGTTGGCTCCACTAAGTACATTCCCAGACCAGGATCACCTTATTGGGGAATCCTCCTTTGATATTCTTGGTCTTTGGCATCATCTGCAGATCTGAGCAGCTCATTCCCATGAGGTGGTGGCAATGCTTGGGAGCACATGGCCAAGGTACGAGGAACACAGGGTGGGGGACAGTTGAATGCTATTGCAGAGGAACTTTGTTGGTCTGTAAGTAGCGTTTTGGGTACTTGGAACCTAATTTCTGTTGAGGATATGTGCCACCCTGGAATCCTGTACTACAGTTGTGAGCCAGGTGAGCATGCTGGGTAGGTGATTCTTATTGTTTTGAGCTTTTTTCTCAGAATGGGAGAGGTTTTTTAGAAAAGTCTGACACTGAGAAATCTCACTAATGGAGTCTGAGGTAGAGATAGGGCTAGAAGACTGGCTAGTGATGACAAGTAACTGTCAGTTGTAAAGAAGGGGTGAGATATTGGCTTCACCAAGATCAGTAACAAATCTCAGTGGAGATCTCCACTGGAGATTCCACAATTTCAGTGGAATGAGGATTTCAGCATAGGGTCAGAAGTTCTGAATAGCTAACATGTAAAATACTCATTTCCCTATTCTCTTGATCATTTTGGTAATTAAGGTGTTTACTGGCTGTCTTGAAATTTGTATATTTGCAGTGTCTACCCTGTCTGCATAATGCAAACTCTGAAGCACTGTAGGATTTTGCGACATTTCTACAAAACAGGAGAGATACTCTAGAAGGTGTACCCACCTCTGTGCAGAGGCCAGCACAAGATTTATGTATTGCTTAAGAGACTGTGATAGATGCTATCAAAGTACATCCTTTTCAAAGGGCTCAAGGAATTCTTCCAGGGGAAATTTCTTGCCTGAGCAGTAGATTTGTGCAactttaaaatagtatttaagtACGACTTATGTAATACAGAGACCTGTGGAAGACCCCTGCACAATGTAGAATTTCACTTGCAATATATTTCGTTCCTGTGCTTTGTAAAGTATTTGTGGAGTAAAGACATTTGTTGATAGTGTCTGGCTCCCAGGTTGGCTCTCAGCACAGACATAAATTTTACCCCATACTGAAAATCTCTCTAGTGGTCTCTGCCTCAGTGATGCATGTTTTCACCTACAACAAAATTGAATTCATGTGACTATAACAATTTCTATGGATGATAACTGCAATTGTTTTTTATCCATCTTTAGTGagattctgaaatgttttataaatgtttctcaaaaacatttaattagttattttaagaaatgtttcATAACTGCCCTTTGAAACTTAATTTTTGTACTTAAAAGTTGAGCTATGTTGCACATTTGCACAGGAATAAACGAAGGTTTAAGGGCAAATACACATAATCTTATCTGCTGAGCATATGAAAAAGGCTTTGTCCTGCAGAGGAAAAACTCTGCTCTGTGCGACTCTAATAGGAGTGAAGCACCAATATGCTTCTGAAAATCCTGTTAGATACTTACCTGTATCCTCAGGCTTCTAAGCACCTTTTACTAGTTCATTCATTAGGACTATATTTGAAAGACTGGACACGTCTTTTGCATCTAGGTTTCATAGATACACTGTTAAATCAGTGTTGCAGTGTTAAGTTCAGTTATTTTTTGTGCAATTTAAGTAGTGTGGACATGTAATTACTTGACTTCATTTGCATATCAGGTAGTTAGAAATGCAAATGAACTTAACTGTGGCCATGAATAATTACCAATGTTAAATTGCACTGCGAATTACTTGTGCCTGCAAAAAGATAAGCTACATTTTTAAATTGCTGGACTTCACAAGTGGACTTTTTATATATAtgatttagagagagagagaaaagagagagttaGAGAGGCAAAGAAAGGTTTATATGTGGTTGTTGTTGGTTCTGCCCCATATGTATGTTGTCCGGTACTGAAGAATTACCAAATTGCTTGTTTTCACAGCCAAGGTGGCGTGATAACATGTAACTTAAAAAAGATAGATCCAGTCACCTCCACAGTGATGCAGACCAATGATTGAGctccacagaaggaaaaaaaaaaaaaaaagaaactttatattATCTGGAGAAGTAGTTCCAAGTAGATACATTTGTTGAGATAATATTTTTGCATGGTTGAGAATATAATACTGCCATCTTGGATCCCTCATAAATTGTCTATATAAATAACATAATATTCAAAATTTAATCTTTGAACAATTTGTTTAGCTcaggtttttctgtgtgtgttttttggtatttttttttaaataacagaggCTAAGCACTCTCTTATATGTCTGTAGCACAAATCTTTTAATGTGAATAATTCTGAACTTGTACTCTTGTTAGTGGGAAGTATTGAAAATCTTATTCCATCAACAGTTTTTAGTTAATATGGGCAGCAGTGTAGAAATGCCTCAGCAGCAGGATCTACAGTGAGGTCCTGAGCTGCTGACCTCAGAAGGACACATGCTGTTATTCCCTGTACTCCCAGGGA contains these protein-coding regions:
- the GPR85 gene encoding probable G-protein coupled receptor 85, coding for MANYSHAADNILQNLSPLTAFLKLTSLGFIIGVSVVGNLLISILLVKDKTLHRAPYYFLLDLCCSDILRSAICFPFVFTSVKNGSTWTYGTLTCKVIAFLGVLSCFHTAFMLFCISVTRYLAIAHHRFYTKRLTFWTCLAVICMVWTLSVAMAFPPVLDVGTYSFIREEDQCTFQHRSFRANDSLGFMLLLALILLATQLVYLKLIFFVHDRRKMKPVQFVAAVSQNWTFHGPGASGQAAANWLAGFGRGPTPPTLLGIRQNANTTGRRRLLVLDEFKMEKRISRMFYIMTFLFLTLWGPYLVACYWRVFARGPVVPGGFLTAAVWMSFAQAGINPFVCIFSNRELRRCFSTTLLYCRKSRLPREPYCVI